The segment AAAATCTATTCCTCGGTCATCAGCAAAGAACGCCGCGGGGAATACTTAGGGGGAACCGTACAGGTTATCCCGCATATTACGAACGAAATCAAGGAACGCGTCTTCCGTGCAGGCCGTGAGACCGGCTCCGATGTAGTCATTACCGAAATCGGCGGCACCGTGGGCGACATCGAGAGTCTGCCGTTCATGGAAGCCATCCGCCAGATCAAGAGCGACATCGGCCGGGAGAATGTCATGTACATTCACGTAACCCTGATTCCTTATATCAAAGCAGCCGGAGAAGTGAAAACAAAGCCGACCCAGCACAGTGTCAAGGAGCTGCGCAGCATCGGGATTCAGCCCAATGTGATCGTATGCCGTACGGAATATCCGCTCACCGACGATATGAAAGCCAAGCTGGCTCTGTTCTGTGATATTGATGCGAACGCCGTTGTGGAATGCCGCGATGCCGCGACGCTCTATGAAGTGCCGCTGAATCTGCGCGACGAAGGTCTGGATGAGATTGTTGTTAATCATTTGAAGCTGACCACTCCTGCACCGGATATGCGCGAATGGGAGAGCATGCTGGAGCGGATTCAGAAGCTGGAGCGTACCGTTGAGATTGCCATCGTCGGCAAGTATGTGGCGCTGCACGATGCTTACCTGAGCGTGGTCGAATCCTTGTCCCATGCCGGATTTGCTTCCAATGCCGAAGTGAAGCTCCGGTGGGTCGATGCAGAGCTGGTGACGGATGAGAATGTGGATGAGCTGCTGGGCGGCATCGGGGGCATTCTGGTTCCAGGCGGTTTCGGTGACCGGGGAATCGAAGGCAAGATCTCGGCCATCCGCTATGCGCGGGAGCAGTCCATTCCGTTCTTCGGCATTTGCCTGGGAATGCAGGTGTCTGTCATCGAGTACGGCCGTTCCATGCTGGGACTGGCAGGAGCGAACAGCTCCGAGATCGATCCTGCGACTCCGCATCCGCTGATTGACCTTCTGCCAGAGCAGAAGGATATCGAAGATATGGGCGGCACGATGCGCCTCGGCCTGTATCCTTGCAAGCTTTTGCCGGATTCCCTGGCTATGTCCTGCTATGACGATGAGCTGGTCTATGAGCGTCACCGTCACCGGTATGAGTTCAACAATGCTTACCGTGATGAGATGGAGAAGGCAGGTCTGGTTATTTCCGGTACCTCCCCTGACGGACGTCTGGTGGAGATTGTCGAGCTGCCGGGTCACCCGTGGTTCCTGTCCGTGCAATTTCACCCGGAATTCACCTCCCGTCCGAACCGTCCGCAGCCGCTGTTCCGTGAATTTGTCAAAGCCTCGCTTACACATTCCGAGCAAATGTAACTATAGAATGAATAGGCCAGACAGGCCTGTGGGAGCTCCCGGTTCGGGGGCTTTCTTTTTGACAAAACCTCCTTTGCACAATAGCTCCCGGAATGCAAGGGGACTGTATTCCCGCTTTTTCACCGGAATTCCTCCTTTATATGGCATAGATTTACGCATTTTAGCCAATTAGCAGGATTTTGGCTGCAAAGCACGAATAATAGGTTTCGTATAGACTAAGTTGAAGCGGGGCCGTTAGCTGTTGAGAGGGCGCGGTATGGACAATCTGCCTTAAACTCTGGGAGGGTAACGTATGGAAAAGAAAAAAGTGTTAATCGTCGACGATCAGAATGGAATCCGGATTCTTCTCATGGAAGTATTCAATAGTGAAGGTTATGCCACCTTTCAGGCAGCTAACGGGAAATTGGCGCTGGACATTGTCAGGAACGAATCGCCGGATATGGTTTTGCTGGATATGAAAATTCCGGGGATGGACGGACTCGAGATTCTCAAGCATCTGAAGGAGCTTAATCCGGCGATCAAGGTCATTATGATGACGGCCTACGGAGAGCTGGACATGATTAAGGAAGCGACCAAGCTGGGGGCCCTGATGCATTTTACCAAGCCGTTTGATATTGATGAGATGCGCGTTGCCGTCAATATGCATCTGCACAACAAGTCGATTGACCAATGCAGCTAGCTTAGAAGTTTATAGTTTGGGGACGTCCTGTTATGGATACGCTAAATGAGAAAATAGTCCGCCGGCAAAGGGTTGGCTGAATATCGTCCCACCGGGACATTTTTTTGTGTATCCTATTTAGTATTTAACACAGGATGTGCTATAATAGGCCTGTATGTGATGTCGGCTTATATAAGCAACCCAATATTTTAGGAGGATTGAAACCATGCCATTAGTATCTATGACAGACATGTTGACCAAAGCACTTGAAGGAAAATATGCAGTTGGCCAGTTCAACATCAATAACCTGGAGTGGACGCAAGCGATTCTTGGTGCAGCAGAAGAAGAGAAGTCACCGGTAATCCTTGGCGTATCCGAAGGCGCAGCCCGTCACATGGGCGGCTTTTACACAGTAGTTAAGATGGTTGAAGGTCTTATTCATGACATGAAAATCACCGTTCCTGTAGCCATCCACTTGGACCACGGTTCAAGCTTTGACAAATGTAAAGAAGCTATCGATGCCGGATTTACTTCCGTAATGATCGACGGCTCCCACCACCCGATTGATCATAACATTGAGATGACCAAGAAGGTTGTTGACTATGCTCACGCTAAAGGTGTTTCTGTAGAAGCAGAAGTTGGTACTGTAGGCGGACAGGAAGATGACGTTATCGGCGGCATCCAATACGCTGACCTTAACGAATGTGTACGCATTGTTAAAGAAACAGGCATTGACACTCTGGCTCCTGCACTGGGTTCCGTACACGGTCCTTACCTGGGCGAACCAAACCTTGGATTCAAGGAAATGGAAGAAATCCGCGATGCAGTTAACCTTCCGCTTGTACTTCACGGCGGTACTGGTATCCCGGTACATGACATTCAGAAATCCATCTCCCTGGGTACTTCCAAGATCAACGTTAACACTGAGAACCAAATCGCGTTCGCTAAGGTTGTCCGCGAAGTTCTTGCTGCTAAGCCGGATGCTTACGATCCGCGTACATTCATCGCACCAGGCCGCGATGCTATCAAGCAGACTGTTATCGGCAAAATCCGCGAATTCGGATCCAGCAACAAAGCCTAATTATTACCCTGCCGCATAACGTTTTTTCCGCACAAGCTATTTCGTTTTCCTCAGAAACGGGTGCCGTCCTTCAGGTAAGGACGGCGCAGCCGTTTCTTCTTCTAATCACCAATCACAAGCAGTCCTTATGTCACCTTAAGCCACAACTGGTATTGCCACAACAAGCTGCAATACACGTAGGGGGAACCAGATAAATTTATGGAAAAATTAATGATTGGCGGCGGACGTCCGCTAGAGGGCGTTGTTACCATCAGCGGAGCAAAGAATAGCGCCATTGCGCTTATTCCTGCAGCAATTTTGGCGGAGTCTGAAGTTGTGCTGGATAATTTGCCTGCGCTTAGTGATGTTGCCGTTTACTCCGAAATTCTGGAGGAGCTTGGCGCGAGCGTGTCTTGGACAGGCAGCCAAATGAGAATTAATCCCTCCCGTATCGTATCCATTCCCATGCCTAACGGACCGGTGAAGAAGCTCCGGGCCTCTTATTATATGATGGGCGCACTTTTGGGCCGGTTTAAGGAAGCGACCATTGGATTACCCGGCGGCTGTAATTTTGAGCCCCGTCCGATTGACCAGCATATCAAAGGCTTTGAGGCGCTTGGTGCGACTGTTACCAATGACCATGGCTCGATTCACCTGTATGCCAAAGAACTGCGCGGTGCCAAGATCTATCTGGATGTATCCAGTGTCGGCGCCACTATTAACATTATGCTCGCGGCCTCCCGTGCCAAAGGCTCTACAATTATTGAAAATGCGGCTAAAGAGCCTGAGATTATAGATGTAGCTACCCTGCTCAACTCCATGGGCGCTGTTATTAAGGGTGCCGGAACCGAAACAATCCGGATTGAAGGCGTAGACGAAATGCACGGCTGCCGCCATTCGATCATTCCTGACCGTATTCAGGCTGGAACTTACATGATTGCCGCAGCGGCTACGCGTGGCAATGTCTTAATTGATAACGTGATTCCCAAGCATCTGGAGGCGCTCACTGCCAAGCTGCTGGAAATGGGAGTTGACATAGAAGAACTGGATGAGAGTATCCGGGTGATCGGCAAGGCCAAGTACCAGCACGCGGATGTCAAGGCGCTGATCTATCCCGGTTTCGCGACTGATCTGCAATCTCCAATGACGAGCATGCTGACTCAGGCTGAAGGCGTTAGCGTCCTGAGCGATTTCGTCTACAGCAACCGGTTCAAGCATGTTCCTGAATTGGTCCGCATGGGCGCTAAGATTCGTGTAGAGGGACGTTCCGCAATTATTGAAGGCGGCCCGCTCAATGCAGCTAAGGTGAAGGCTGCCGACCTCCGTGCAGGCGCAGCGCTGGTGATTGCCGGTCTGACTGTTGAAGAAGGCATCACCGAAGTGACAGGTGTAGAGTATATTGACCGCGGTTATGACAACCTCGTAAGTAATCTTCGCAGTTTGGGAGCCGATGTCTGGCGCGAGAACGAATAATGAGAATACCCGGATTGGCAAGGGCAGAAATTGGCTGTTAAATGCATATCTCCTTCCAATTCGGGTAATCCTATCCTAATAAGCATTTTCATAGACTCATAGTTTAGAACTCATCATACACAAATTGAATAGGTGGTTATAGCACATGGATCTTCAAATTTCCGATCTGGAAGAAATGAAGCTTACCGATCTGTATAAGCTTGCCAAGAAATACCAGATTCCTTATTACGGAACGCTTAAGAAGCGGGAGTTAATCTTCGCTATTCTTAGAGCACAGGCAGAGCAGAGCGGTCTAATGTTTATGGAAGGCGTGCTTGAGATTCTGCCGGAAGGCTATGGCTTCCTTCGGCCGATTAACTACTTGCCTAGTGCAGAGGATATCTATATCTCCGCATCGCAGATCCGCAAGTTCGACCTTAGAAGCGGTGACCTGGTCTCCGGGAAATGCCGGACGCCGAAGGAGAACGAACGCTATTTCGGACTCTTGCAGGTGAATGCCGTCAACGGCGAGAATCCGGCAACTGCAGCTGAACGGTTACATTTTCCGGCGCTTACGCCGCTTTATCCGCAAGATAAGCTGCCGCTCGAAACATCCCCAACCCATTTATCGACCCGTATCATGGATTTGCTTGCTCCTGTAGGACTGGGGCAGCGCGGTTTGATTGTAGCACCTCCCAAAGCAGGGAAGACGCTCCTCCTCAAAGAAATTGCCAACAGTATCTCTACGAACAATCCCGAGATTGCACTGTTTGTTCTGCTGATCGATGAACGTCCCGAGGAAGTAACGGATATGCAGCGTTCGGTTAAAGGTGAGGTAGTGGCTTCGACATTTGACGAGCTGCCGGAGAACCATATTAAAGTGGCAGAGCTTGTCTTGCAGCGCGCGCTACGTCTGGTAGAGCACAAGAAGGATGTCGTTATTCTGCTGGACAGCATCACCCGTCTTGCCCGCGCCTACAATCTCGTAGTTCCGCCATCCGGCCGGACACTTAGCGGAGGGATTGACCCTGCCGCGTTCCATCGGCCTAAGCGTTTCTTCGGTTCCGCACGTAACGTGGAGGAGGGCGGCAGCTTAACGATTCTTGCTACCGCACTGATTGATACCGGATCACGGATGGATGATATTATTTATGAGGAATTCAAGGGTACAGGGAACATGGAGCTCCATCTGGACCGTAAGCTGGCTGAACGCCGGATCTTCCCGGCAATTGATATCCGCCGTTCGGGTACACGCCGTGAAGAAGTATTGCTTAGTAAGGAAGAGCTGGATACCATCTGGTCGATCCGTAAAAATATGAATGAATCCTATGACTTCGTCGAAGGATTCCTGAAGAAGCTGCGTGACAGCAAGACGAATGCGGAGTTCCTGGCCTCCTTCGATGTAGCCGGAGGCAAGGATTCCTCGTCAGCAAGCGGTACGGCCAGCAAAGGCGGCACCTCGAACAGCGGCTCGTCCGCCCGCCGCACCACGCGTCCCAAGGCGCCTTCTGTGCCGACTACCTGAGAATAGATAACAAGAGGAGAATAACATGTATTTGGTATATGCCGACGAACAAGGAAACGTATATGATCATCCCGAGCTGTATGCCCTGGCCCGCAGTGGCGATATGATCGTTGAGATACTGGAGGAAGAGCTGGTTCCGCTGCCTGAGGGGGCCACGCTGGTCGGGCTCCCGAACACCCGGGCGATTGGGATGAATCCGGAGACCGGCGAGATGCTGCCCCTGCCGGCAGGTTCGCAGGCTGTCGGAGCCTTGCTGCCGCAGGGATACACCCGCCTGTGCCTTCCCGGTTACGTCAAGACAGACAAGACCTACAAGCTTCCGCTCTTCGGATATTCCGCTGTAGTATGGAAGGACGGCGGATTCTATGTGGCGGCTGATCTTACGGATGATCCGGAGCAGTGGAACCCGCTTAACTGTGACCGGGACGATGTGAAGACCGGTGTGGGCGAACTGACTGCCAAGTACCCGGAGAACCGTCTGTATAATCACTTGTCCAACTGCGCGCTGGAGTATGAATGCTTAACCTCGTCCAATACCTTCCTCGGCCGCTGGGAAGGCGCTGTTCCTGTCTCCTACTCCTGCAACGCCGGTTGCTTCGGTTGTATCTCTGAACAGCCCGATGACAGCGGGTTTGTGTCCCCGCAGACACGGATGAACTTCCGTCCGGCAGTGAACGAAGTATCGCAAGTGATGCTGGAGCACCTGAAGACGCCGGAATCCATTGTCAGCTTTGGACAGGGCTGTGAAGGTGAGCCTTCTACGCAGGCGAAGCTGATTATTGAATCTATCCGTGAAGTCCGGTCCATTACCGATATGGGCTATATCAATATCAACACCAATGCCGGCTTAAGCGATCATATCCGCGGCATTGTCGATGCCGGTCTTGATCTGATGCGGGTTAGTACCATCAGCGCACTGGATGACCATTATAACGCCTATTACAAGCCTCGCGGGTATACGCTGGCTAACGTGGAGAAGTCGCTGAAGTACGCTGCCTCACAAGGCGTATACACCTCCATTAACTATTTGATTTTCCCGGGGGTTACAGACCGTGAGGAAGAGATCGAAGCAATGGTGGAGTTCGTGAGACGTACAGATCTTAAGCTCATTCAGATGCGTAATCTCAATATTGACCCGGAGAGCTATCTAGAGCTTATTCCCCCTGCACGGGGAGAGATCCTTGGCATGAAGACCATGCTGGAGATCTTCCGTGAGGAGCTTCCGGAGGTTGTGATCGGCTCCTTCACCCATGTTCCCCCTGCTGAGCTTGCCCGTGCCAAGCGGCGCGGAGTGCAGCTCTAGGCCTTAGGTTTTTTAAGAACGGCTGGCCTATTGCAGAGCCTGGGCTTCACATGCTAGAATGTAGCTTGCGTAATCATATAACTCTAGGCCCGCATGAGGCTTAGGGCGTGAGAGGTGAGATTTCATATGCAAACAACCATTCAACCCAAGTACAATGTAACGAAGGTAACCTGCGCTTGCGGCAACACGTTTGAAGCCGGTTCGACAGTTCAGGAGCTTCGCGTCGAAATTTGCTCAAGCTGTCACCCGTTCTTCACCGGTAAGCAGAAGTTCCTGGATGCCGGCGGCCGCGTGGACAGATTCAAGAAGAAATACGGTGTCTAATATTGCATAGTTGATTTTTGCCTGTCCGTAAGCTATACTTATCTTCGCCGTGCTAGACGGGGAGGTAGCGGTGCCCTGTAACTCGCAATCCGCTGTAGCGAGGTTGAATTCCTGTTAGAGGTGCTGTCGATGTGAGGCCTTGGTTCCTATGGGCTGTGTTGACGGTTGGGTCCTCCGCAATGAGTGCTTGTGAACCTGGTCAGGTCCGGAAGGAAGCAGCCATAAGCGAGTTTGCTCTTGTGCCGGAGGGTGGCCTAGCCCGAGCAGTTTTGTAGGGTTACCGCTTGGATCGCAGCCATCAATAACAGGTGCACGGTTTAAATAAGGATGATGATAGCGTCTTTGCTACAAGCAAAGATGCTTTTTGTTTTTCTGCGTATCCCAGGCAATGAGATATTATTCCCGCTCTGGCTCATATCCTTACCTTTCGGACGGTGAGCCGCTTCTGCTTGGTCAAAGACTTGGGAATATAGTATAATAAATTAGCGACAAATGCCGGAAAGCGGCAGCCTGAGAGAGGGTAATGCATAGTGGAACATATCGCGCTGTACCGTGCCTGGCGGCCGCAGTCGTTTCAAGATATGGTAGGGCAGCAGCATATTATCCAGACGCTGCAGAATGCGATCCGTGAACAGCGGGTTTCGCATGCCTATCTGTTCAGCGGACCGCGGGGAACCGGTAAGACGAGTGCGGCCAAGGTATTGGCCAAGGCAGTCAACTGCGAGCGGGGCCCGGGTCCTGAGCCCTGCAATGAGTGTCCGTCCTGCCTGCGGATTACGGCAGGCAACATCATGGACGTTCAGGAGATAGATGCGGCATCCAACCGGGGCGTTGAAGAGATTCGCGATCTGCGGGATAAGGTGAAATATGCACCTACCGAAGTACGCCGTAAAGTGTATATTATTGATGAAGTGCATATGCTGACAACAGAGGCTTTCAATGCCCTGCTGAAGACGCTCGAAGAGCCTCCGCAGCATGTGATGTTTATACTGGCGACTACCGAGCCGCACAAGCTGCCGGCTACGATTATCTCGCGTTGCCAGCGGTTTGACTTCCGCCGGGTCTCACTGGAGGAACAGACGGGCCGCCTGACCGAGATTTGCCAGAAGGAAGGCATTACAGCAGATGCAGATGCTCTCCAGTATATCGCCCGCCTGTCTGACGGGGGAATGCGGGATGCGCTCAGCATCCTGGACCAGATCTCATCCTTTACAGATGGGAATGTGACCTATCAGCAGGTGCTGGGAATGACCGGGGGCATCCCCTCCGAGCAGTTCGCGCGTCTGGCGAACGCTATTCTTGAGAGTGACATGGGGCAGCTGCTGGAGCTTGTGGAGCAGATGATGCATGAGGGTAAGAGCGCAGATAAGTGCCTTGAGAATCTTTTGTATTACTTCCGCGATTTACTGATGATCAAGATGGTGCCTGGAGCGGATCAGCTAACGGACCGCGTGCTGAATCCGGCAGATTTCCGCGATATGGCTAAGGCCTTTACCCGCGACCGCTTATTCCTGATTGTGGAGACGCTGAGCCGTTATCTGGGAGAGATGAAGTATGCTACACATCCGCAGACCATATTCGAGGTAGCGCTGATGAAGCTGTGCAGCGGTCCGCAGGAGGCTGCTGCTCCGTCTGTAGGCGATCCGGCAGTGAATGCAGCCGCGCCTGCAGCTGCGAATGGTTCTCCGCAGGTACAGTCCGGTGAGCTGGATCAGCTCAGAGCGCAGATTGCCGCGCTGGAGAAGAAGCTGGAGCAGGCTATTCAAGCCGGCGGGGTTGCCGGCGGCGGGCGGGAGCAGGCGCCGCAGCGCACTGCCCCGCCAAGCGCTCCGCGCGTATCCTCGGCCTCTAAGCTTCCCCCGCAGCTGGATAAGTTTATTGCGGGTAAGGACAGTCCTGATTTTAACGCGGTCTATAAGCAGTGGAGTCTTGTTCTTCAGGGTGTGAAGGAAGAGAAGGTCACGGTACACGCGTGGTTTGTGGACGGTGAGCCGGTGGCGGTGATGGAAGATGCCGTGCTGGTTGCCTTCAAGAATACCATTCACCGGGATACTACCGAGAAGCCTGCAAACCGGCAGGTCATCGAGAACGTAATGAATGCCAAGCTGGGTAAGCCATTCCGGCTGGTAACGATGATGATGCGCGACTGGAATGAAGCTGCGACGAAATCCGCGGCTTCGGCCGGAACAGAGGAGCTGCGTCTGGAGCATGAGCACGAGAGCGGCGAAGGCAAGTCCGAACCATGGATTGATGAGGCGATCCAGCTCTTTGGAGAAGACCTTGTTGTCATAAAAGAATAAGGATTCAGCTATCAGCGCGAACAAGCGCATCCCAAAGGAGAGATGATCTATGAATAATATGAACCAAATGATGAAGCAGGTTAAAAAAATGCAGGAGCAGATGCTCAAAGCCCAGGAAGAGCTGGGCAGCAAGACGATTGAAGGTTCTTCCGGCGGCGGCGTGGTTACCGTTCAGGTGAACGGACACAAGAAATTGCTGTCCATTCAGATCAAACCGGAGGTAGTTGATCCGGAGGATATCGAAATGCTGCAGGATCTGGTGATCACTGCTGTTAATGATGCTCTTACCCAGGCAGAAGAGTTGGCGAACAACGATATGGGTAAATTCACAGGCGGAATGAAGATTCCTGGCTTGTTCTAGGCTTACTCCACTCCCTGCCAAAGGAGAACCGATACTTTGTATTATCCAGAACCGCTAGCCAAGCTAATAGAAGCTTTTACACGTTTGCCCGGGATTGGTCCGAAGACAGCTGCCCGGCTGGCCTTTCATGTATTGAACATGAAGGAGGACGAGGTGATTGATTTCGCCAAAGCCCTGGTCAGCGTCAAGCGTAATCTTCATTATTGCTCGGTCTGCTGCAATATTACGGATACCGACCCGTGCCGGATCTGCCAGGACAAAACCCGCGATGCTTCGGTAATCTGTGTGGTTCAGGACTCGAAGGATCTGGTGGCTATCGAACGAACCAAGGAATTTGACGGCTATTATCATGTGCTCCAGGGTGCAATTTCGCCTATGGAAGGCATAGGGCCGGATGATATAAGGCTGAAGGAGCTGCTGACCAGACTCAGCGATGAGCGGGTGAAGGAGCTGATTATGGCTACCAACCCCAACATTGAAGGGGAAGCCACCGCCATGTATATCTCGCGTCTTGTCCGTCCCTTTGAGATCAAGATCACCAGGATAGCCCATGGCTTGCCTGTAGGCGGCGATCTTGAGTATGCGGATGAGGTAACCCTGTCGAAGGCGCTGGAAGGCCGTCGTGAGCTGTTCTGAGTGTTGTGCTGTTGTATTATAAGTGTATGGAGCCTTCGGGCTCCTTTTTTGTTTCCCGGAGAGCCGCTGATATTCTGCTAAAAGTTGTGCTAAGTCCCCTCTCCCGGTTCTAAGTTTGTCCCTATTCCGATATGTATGAGATTAACGGGTGTGAATCACCGGTTGCATCTGCAGTTATTCATATCTCTTGGGAGGGATTGCAATGGGTTGGTGGAGTGCCAAATGGCTGAGCGGAAATACGGGGAAGGAAAAGGCAGTGGAGATGGAAGAGGAATGGGGCGCGGTGTACCATGAGGTGCGTAAAGCCCAGTCTGAATGGGAGCGGGCCTATCTGATGTTTGATGAGGCTCTCGGCCAGGATCAGATTGACTATGCGATCTATATCCTGGAGGCGGCTGAGCGTAAATATCAGATACACCTTAAGGATGCCAAGCGGCTGGGGCTTAACCGGAGCCAGCTGCAAGTATGAACAGACTGAGTCAGCGAGGAGGAGAACGATGCTAAGAACTGTTGCAATGGGTGTGCTGATTATATCTGCAGCGCTGCTGGTCCTGATTGTATTCAGGAAAAGACTGGGCTGGGCATGGCTGAGCGTATTTGGAACCCATCTTATATTAGCGGCGCTCGGGATTTATATCGTTAATTTCTCAGGAGTTGTAAGTGATCTGCACATTCCGCTTAACCCTACAACCATAGGTGCTGTAACCATTCTTGGACTGCCGGGAGTGGCGCTGTTATTGGGATTAAAATTAACTTTGTTTTAGAGGTTGACGAAGGCTCCTGATTCATGATACATTAAGTCTCGGCCCTTTGGACAGGAGATCTTCGGATCACTTGCTGGAAGCTAAAGCGAAAAAAGAAATTAAAAAAACGCTTGACTGAAACAAGGGTGCTGTGATATATTATAAAGGTCGCTGCTGAGACAAACATCAACGACAAAAGATGAGACATTGATCTTTGAAAACTGAACAACGAGTGAGTGGGAAATCACTTCGGTGAGATCCAAAATTAGAGAATGTAATCATTCTCGTCAGATGTTTCAAAATGAGCAATCGCTCTTTCTAAATACCAATTTGGAGAGTTTGATCCTGGCTCAGGACGAACGCTGGCGGCGTGCCTAATACATGCAAGTCGAGCGGAGTTTGAGAGGAAGCTTGCTTCCTTTCAAACTTAGCGGCGGACGGGTGAGTAACACGTAGGCAACCTGCCCTCAAGCCTGGGATAACTACCGGAAACGGTAGCTAATACCGGATAATTTCTTTTTTCTCCTGAGGAGAGAATGAAAGGCGGAGCAATCTGCTGCTTGGGGATGGGCCTGCGGCGCATTAGCTAGTTGGTGGGGTAACGGCCCACCAAGGCGACGATGCGTAGCCGACCTGAGAGGGTGAACGGCCACACTGGGACTGAGACACGGCCCAGACTCCTACGGGAGGCAGCAGTAGGGAATCTTCCGCAATGGGCGCAAGCCTGACGGAGCAACGCCGCGTGAGTGATGAAGGTTTTCGGATCGTAAAGCTCTGTTGCCAGGGAAGAACGTCCGGTAGAGTAACTGCTGCCGGAGTGACGGTACCTGAGAAGAAAGCCCCGGCTAACTACGTGCCAGCAGCCGCGGTAATACGTAGGGGGCAAGCGTTGTCCGGAATTATTGGGCGTAAAGCGCGCGCAGGCGGTTATTTAAGTCTGGTGTTTAAACCTTGGGCTCAACCTGAGGTCGCACTGGAAACTGGGTGACTTGAGTACAGAAGAGGAAAGTGGAATTCCACGTGTAGCGGTGAAATGCGTAGATATGTGGAGGAACACCAGTGGCGAAGGCGACTTTCTGGGCTGTAACTGACGCTGAGGCGCGAAAGCGTGGGGAGCAAACAGGATTAGATACCCTGGTAGTCCACGCCGTAAACGATGAGTGCTAGGTGTTAGGGGTTTCGATACCCTTGGTGCCGAAGTTAACACAGTAAGCACTCCGCCTGGGGAGTACGGTCGCAAGACTGAAACTCAAAGGAATTGACGGGGACCCGCACAAGCAGTGGAGTATGTGGTTTAATTCGAAGCAACGCGAAGAACCTTACCAGGTCTTGACATCCAACTAACGAAGCAGAGATGCATCAGGTGCCCTTCGGGGAAAGTTGAGACAGGTGGTGCATGGTTGTCGTCAGCTCGTGTCGTGAGATGTTGGGTTAAGTCCCGCAACGAGCGCAACCCTTGACTTTAGTTGCCAGCAGGTGAAGCTGGGCACTCTAGAGTGACTGCCGGTGACAAACCGGAGGAAGGTGGGGATGACGTCAAATCATCATGCCCCTTATGACCTGGGCTACACACGTACTACAATGGCCGGTACA is part of the Paenibacillus sp. FSL M7-0420 genome and harbors:
- the dnaX gene encoding DNA polymerase III subunit gamma/tau, which gives rise to MVGQQHIIQTLQNAIREQRVSHAYLFSGPRGTGKTSAAKVLAKAVNCERGPGPEPCNECPSCLRITAGNIMDVQEIDAASNRGVEEIRDLRDKVKYAPTEVRRKVYIIDEVHMLTTEAFNALLKTLEEPPQHVMFILATTEPHKLPATIISRCQRFDFRRVSLEEQTGRLTEICQKEGITADADALQYIARLSDGGMRDALSILDQISSFTDGNVTYQQVLGMTGGIPSEQFARLANAILESDMGQLLELVEQMMHEGKSADKCLENLLYYFRDLLMIKMVPGADQLTDRVLNPADFRDMAKAFTRDRLFLIVETLSRYLGEMKYATHPQTIFEVALMKLCSGPQEAAAPSVGDPAVNAAAPAAANGSPQVQSGELDQLRAQIAALEKKLEQAIQAGGVAGGGREQAPQRTAPPSAPRVSSASKLPPQLDKFIAGKDSPDFNAVYKQWSLVLQGVKEEKVTVHAWFVDGEPVAVMEDAVLVAFKNTIHRDTTEKPANRQVIENVMNAKLGKPFRLVTMMMRDWNEAATKSAASAGTEELRLEHEHESGEGKSEPWIDEAIQLFGEDLVVIKE
- a CDS encoding YbaB/EbfC family nucleoid-associated protein, which codes for MNNMNQMMKQVKKMQEQMLKAQEELGSKTIEGSSGGGVVTVQVNGHKKLLSIQIKPEVVDPEDIEMLQDLVITAVNDALTQAEELANNDMGKFTGGMKIPGLF
- the recR gene encoding recombination mediator RecR; translated protein: MYYPEPLAKLIEAFTRLPGIGPKTAARLAFHVLNMKEDEVIDFAKALVSVKRNLHYCSVCCNITDTDPCRICQDKTRDASVICVVQDSKDLVAIERTKEFDGYYHVLQGAISPMEGIGPDDIRLKELLTRLSDERVKELIMATNPNIEGEATAMYISRLVRPFEIKITRIAHGLPVGGDLEYADEVTLSKALEGRRELF
- a CDS encoding DUF2508 family protein encodes the protein MEEEWGAVYHEVRKAQSEWERAYLMFDEALGQDQIDYAIYILEAAERKYQIHLKDAKRLGLNRSQLQV
- a CDS encoding pro-sigmaK processing inhibitor BofA family protein — protein: MLRTVAMGVLIISAALLVLIVFRKRLGWAWLSVFGTHLILAALGIYIVNFSGVVSDLHIPLNPTTIGAVTILGLPGVALLLGLKLTLF